From the Marivivens sp. LCG002 genome, the window GCTCTTGTTGCGCTGAAGAGAGAGAAGCTCGGTCATCTGGGTGCGAAGAACCACGCGGTCCCCCACCTGAAGCGTCACGGAAGACAAATCACGGCGGAGCGAGGCATCCCCGCGGATCACGTCGATCAGACGCACGCCTTCGCGCTTGAAGAGTTGGACCCCCGAAACCTCGCGGCCGATCAGGTTTGACTCCGGCGGGATCACCGCCTCGGTGAAGAACCGCATCTTGGAACGATCCGAAAGGAGCGTCGCCATACTGTCCCGTTCAGGAAGCAGTTTTCGTCCGATGGTCGCAAGGTAAAGGCCCGTCACCAAAGTGACGATGATCCCGAGCGGCATGATCTCGAAGATGGAAAAGGCTTCGAGCCCTGCTTTGCGCGCCACACCATCGACCAAAAGGTTGGTCGATGTGCCGATCAAAGTCAGCGTGCCACCGACGATCGCCCCATAGGACAGCGGGATCAGGAGTTTGGACGCAGTGGTGCCCATCGTCCGCGCAAGCTGCACGAATACGGGGAGCAAGATCACAACCACCGGCGTATTGTTCACAAAAGCCGAAGCGACCACGACGAACGCCATCAACCCGACAAGTGCCGTTTTGGGCTTGGTGCGGGCATAGGTTTCAGCCGTAGAGGTCATGAGACCCAGAACCCCGGTGCGCACAATCGCGCCCATCACGATGAACATCGCCGCAATCGTCCAGGGTGCAGGGTTGGCAAGCGAGTCAATCGCAAGATCATAGGGCAGAAGACCAAGAGCAAGCATGACGGCCACGCCGCCGATGGCGACCACCTCGGTCGGATAGGTTTCTTTAAGAAATAACAGGAACATGCCAACAACAATGGCAAGCGTCAGGAGAGCCTGCCCATTCTGCGACAGGTTGAGAAATTCAATCATGGTATCCCCGAAAACGTCTTGGCGTATTGTCGCCGTTCACCAGCGCCAGCGCAAGTCCGCTGTTAAACGGTGGGCCCCGATTGCTGGAGCCGACCGCCTTGGCGCACCATCTCGACGCGGGTCGCTTTGCCTGTGCGGTCGTCTGTCTCGATATAAAGCCCCGAGAGCGTTGCCTCCCCCGCTGCGGGCTCGAAACGTGCTTTGGGCATCCCTGTGACAAAGCGGCGAAGTGGCTCGTCCTTCACCATCCCGATCACCGAATTATAATCCCCGCACATCCCCGCATCCGAGAGATAGGCCGTCCCTCCGGGAAGGATCATCGCGTCCCCCGTGGGCACATGGGTATGGGTGCCGACCACGACCGAGGCACGGCCATCGCAAAAATGTCCGACACCCATCTTTTCACTGGTCGCTTCGCAATGGATGTCGATCAGGCTCGCTTGCACCATGCCGCCCAAGGGAAATTGGCGCAACGTGGCGTCCAGCGCAGAGAACGGATCATCAAAGGGCCGCTTCATAAACACCTGCCCCAGAACTTGGGCCACAAGGACCTTTCGGCCGCCGCGAGCTTCGAAGACGCGCGCCCCTTTGCCTGGGGCGATCTTGGAGAAATTCAGTGGACGGATGATCCGAGGCTCTTTCTCGCAAAAGGTCATCATGTCCTTTTGGTCGAAAGCATGATCCCCGAGTGTAATGACATCGGCGCCCGCCTCGAGAATGAGCTTGGCATGTTCGCCCGAAAGGCCTGCGCCGCTCGTGGCGTTTTCACCGTTCACAACGACAAAGTCGAGGTTCCACTCCTTGCGCAGACGCGGAAGATGGGCGGAAATTGCAGAGCGCCCAGAGCGCCCCATGACGTCACCAAGAAAGAGTATTTTCATGGGCAACTGCTTAGGCCCGCAACGCCTCAAGGGCAAGCCGCAGATTGCCGCGCCTCAGCGCTTGATTTCGATGATCTCGGATTCGGTAACGATGTAATCAAGGGGTTGGTCGGTCTTTTCCAGAGGCAGATCGTCCATCTCCTGAGCGCCATAGGCAAAGCCGATCGCCATGGTCGCGCGGCGGGCGCGCAACATTTCCAAGGTGCGATCGTAAAACCCGCCGCCATAACCAAGCCTTCCGCCCGCGCGCGAAAAGGCGACAAGCGGCACGATCAGGATCTCGGGTTCGACCAGAACCTTTTGCGCGGGGATCATAGCTTTGAACGCGCCTTCCACCATCCCGCAATCCGGCTCCCACCGATGGAATTCAAGAGGTTGGCCAGCGCCGATGATCACGGGCACACCGAC encodes:
- a CDS encoding SLC13 family permease, giving the protein MIEFLNLSQNGQALLTLAIVVGMFLLFLKETYPTEVVAIGGVAVMLALGLLPYDLAIDSLANPAPWTIAAMFIVMGAIVRTGVLGLMTSTAETYARTKPKTALVGLMAFVVVASAFVNNTPVVVILLPVFVQLARTMGTTASKLLIPLSYGAIVGGTLTLIGTSTNLLVDGVARKAGLEAFSIFEIMPLGIIVTLVTGLYLATIGRKLLPERDSMATLLSDRSKMRFFTEAVIPPESNLIGREVSGVQLFKREGVRLIDVIRGDASLRRDLSSVTLQVGDRVVLRTQMTELLSLQRNKSLRRVDQVSAVETTTVEVLITPGSKMVARRLGDMRLRRRYGVYPLAVHRRDKNIGRQIDDLVVRVGDTLLLEGAPEDIQRLASDMALGDVSKPSARAYRRNKAPIAVGAMLGIVLLAAFDVAPILLLSVIAVAVVLFTRCIDADEAFEHIEGQLLALIFAMLAIGAALESSGAVELIGNALAPHFIGLPPYLVVFAVYFLSMVLTELVSNNAVGVVMTPLAIGLAQAIGVDPRPLVVAVMFAASASFSTPIGYQTNTLVYGPGGYKFTDFIKVGLPLNLSLAVICSVTIPWIWPL
- a CDS encoding 5-formyltetrahydrofolate cyclo-ligase, producing MMSLEERKAEARKLAFARRKEAHQSGVGTAAHLSEILAGYRGVPLSGYMPIRTEIDPMPAMEEAAAHGVVGVPVIIGAGQPLEFHRWEPDCGMVEGAFKAMIPAQKVLVEPEILIVPLVAFSRAGGRLGYGGGFYDRTLEMLRARRATMAIGFAYGAQEMDDLPLEKTDQPLDYIVTESEIIEIKR
- a CDS encoding TIGR00282 family metallophosphoesterase — translated: MKILFLGDVMGRSGRSAISAHLPRLRKEWNLDFVVVNGENATSGAGLSGEHAKLILEAGADVITLGDHAFDQKDMMTFCEKEPRIIRPLNFSKIAPGKGARVFEARGGRKVLVAQVLGQVFMKRPFDDPFSALDATLRQFPLGGMVQASLIDIHCEATSEKMGVGHFCDGRASVVVGTHTHVPTGDAMILPGGTAYLSDAGMCGDYNSVIGMVKDEPLRRFVTGMPKARFEPAAGEATLSGLYIETDDRTGKATRVEMVRQGGRLQQSGPTV